A single Pan troglodytes isolate AG18354 chromosome X, NHGRI_mPanTro3-v2.0_pri, whole genome shotgun sequence DNA region contains:
- the CITED1 gene encoding cbp/p300-interacting transactivator 1 isoform X1, whose translation MPTTSRPALDVKGGTSPAKEDANQEMSSVAYSNLAVKDRKAVAILHYPGVASNGTKASGAPTSSSGSPIGSPTTTPPTKPPSFNLHPAPHLLASMQLQKLNSQYQGMAAATPGQPGEAGPLQNWDFGAQAGGAESLSPSAGAQSPAIIDSDPVDEEVLMSLVVELGLDRANELPELWLGQNEFDFTADFPSSC comes from the exons ATGCCAACAACGTCGAGGCCTGCACTTGATGTCAAGGGTGGCACCTCACCTGCGAAGGAG GATGCCAACCAAGAGATGAGCTCCGTGGCCTACTCCAACCTTGCGGTGAAAGATCGCAAAGCAGTGGCCATTCTGCACTACCCTGGGGTAGCCTCAAATGGAACCAAGGCCAGTGGGGCTCCCACTAGTTCCTCGGGATCTCCAATAGGTTCTCCTACCACCACCCCTCCCACTAAACCCCCATCCTTCAACCTGCACCCCGCCCCTCACTTGCTGGCTAGTATGCAGCTGCAGAAACTTAATAGCCAGTATCAGGGGATGGCTGCTGCCACTCCAGGCCAACCCGGGGAGGCAGGGCCCCTGCAAAACTGGGACTTTGGGGCCCAGGCGGGAGGGGCAGAATCACTCTCTCCTTCTGCTGGTGCCCAGAGCCCTGCTATCATCGATTCGGACCCAGTGGATGAGGAAGTGCTGATGTCGCTGGTGGTGGAACTGGGGTTGGACCGAGCCAATGAGCTTCCGGAGCTGTGGCTGGGGCAGAATGAGTTTGACTTCACTGCGGACTTTCCATCTAGCTGCTAA
- the CITED1 gene encoding cbp/p300-interacting transactivator 1 isoform X2 has translation MEPSAQQLQLAASLPANLSNFCQGSEMPTTSRPALDVKGGTSPAKEDANQEMSSVAYSNLAVKDRKAVAILHYPGVASNGTKASGAPTSSSGSPIGSPTTTPPTKPPSFNLHPAPHLLASMQLQKLNSQYQGMAAATPGQPGEAGPLQNWDFGAQAGGAESLSPSAGAQSPAIIDSDPVDEEVLMSLVVELGLDRANELPELWLGQNEFDFTADFPSSC, from the exons CACAACAGCTCCAGCTGGCAGCATCACTTCCCGCCAATTTATCCAACTTCTGCCAAGGCTCTGAAATGCCAACAACGTCGAGGCCTGCACTTGATGTCAAGGGTGGCACCTCACCTGCGAAGGAG GATGCCAACCAAGAGATGAGCTCCGTGGCCTACTCCAACCTTGCGGTGAAAGATCGCAAAGCAGTGGCCATTCTGCACTACCCTGGGGTAGCCTCAAATGGAACCAAGGCCAGTGGGGCTCCCACTAGTTCCTCGGGATCTCCAATAGGTTCTCCTACCACCACCCCTCCCACTAAACCCCCATCCTTCAACCTGCACCCCGCCCCTCACTTGCTGGCTAGTATGCAGCTGCAGAAACTTAATAGCCAGTATCAGGGGATGGCTGCTGCCACTCCAGGCCAACCCGGGGAGGCAGGGCCCCTGCAAAACTGGGACTTTGGGGCCCAGGCGGGAGGGGCAGAATCACTCTCTCCTTCTGCTGGTGCCCAGAGCCCTGCTATCATCGATTCGGACCCAGTGGATGAGGAAGTGCTGATGTCGCTGGTGGTGGAACTGGGGTTGGACCGAGCCAATGAGCTTCCGGAGCTGTGGCTGGGGCAGAATGAGTTTGACTTCACTGCGGACTTTCCATCTAGCTGCTAA